From Sporolactobacillus pectinivorans:
GTGCTTGGGTGGATCAAAACGGCGTACTGATTTGGAAAAAAGTCTCGTCGGATTAACCCGACGAGACTTTTGTTTGCTGCTCGGAATGTTTTTGGTGCCGGGCCATCAGGCTGAAAAACGGCGGGAGAATGATACAGATGGCAAGAACCCTCAGCACTTGTACCGCAACGACAAAAGTGGAATTGGCATGAAGCACCACCGATGTCACGGCCATGACATCAATACCGCCGGGCGAAAAGGCCAGGATAGAGGTAACCGGATCAATACCGGTCACATCGGTCACAAGTAGGGCGCACAGGAACATCGCCGCCATCAGGCCAAGCGACCCGAGCAAACCCATGACGACCGTTCGCGCGACGCCCGCGAACATTTTACGATTCAGGCGCGCTCCGACACTTGCGCCAATCATTAATTGAGCGACAATGATCAGATCATGAGGCCACCAAATCGGCAAATTTTTCCCCGCTATCAAACCCGTCAAAGCCTGGGCGATACCCACGCCAAGCATGCTCCCCAGCAGCCACGGAGCCGGCATACGCAACTTTTTGCCTGCTAAAGCACCCGAAGCAGCGATCACCACAGCAAAAATGAGCCCTGCTGCTGTCACAGGATTCAGCGTCGCTGCCACTCCGCTAACG
This genomic window contains:
- a CDS encoding AbrB family transcriptional regulator — translated: MKMSFRLGRSNLIFIIISGIGGLVLSLTGLSIGWMIGTLIVAGILSLLNPKLIRGLHREKGLEGYWLRTGQLLLGIEIGQQINLSVINVLTQGWLTITAMILISIILSLASGFVLFHFSKTDLITSLYGTTPGGLSSMLGIAADVGANVAIVSIIQTMRVILVEGTIPVTVSAWSGLGSGKAVVSGVAATLNPVTAAGLIFAVVIAASGALAGKKLRMPAPWLLGSMLGVGIAQALTGLIAGKNLPIWWPHDLIIVAQLMIGASVGARLNRKMFAGVARTVVMGLLGSLGLMAAMFLCALLVTDVTGIDPVTSILAFSPGGIDVMAVTSVVLHANSTFVVAVQVLRVLAICIILPPFFSLMARHQKHSEQQTKVSSG